DNA from Leptospira langatensis:
GACCCTGCGAATTTAAAAGAATTCCCGCTACCTTTGGCTCATGTAATACGCTACAAGGTTTACAAAGATAAAAATCTAGTATTTGAACATTGGTACGACGCTCAGAGCCAAAGTTTCGACTATAATGAATTTCTAATTTTAGAGGAATTCGTGGATTACACGACATCCGTCATGGGCGACCCCAGTAAATACGAATATAATGCTTCTCTAATATCTAGATTTTTAGAGAGACTATTCCGAGACTGTGCCAAAGTGGATCCTCCTATTGATTGCAGCAACGCTACATTTACTTCCTTTAAAGCGTTTCCTGCCGGATACAAAGCCGCTAAACAAGGTAAAAAAGCGGATCCAAATGCCATAAAAACGTACGTCACGACAGCTCCTGGAAAGACAATTTACGATCAGTTCAAGTTCGACGATAATGAAACCAAAATGATCCTTTCAGACAAAATTCCGGAACCTATTAACGCCACATTTCAGAAATTAATAAAAAAGCTTAATGCCTAAACCTATGCCAACAAGTTTTGCCTTACAATTATTAACCAGCTTATACAACCGAACCAAGAACGTTGCTGGAGATTTGCTCATAGACCAAACTCTGCTCGGACAAGACCATCTTACTTCGATGTGGAATATTATCTTTAGTGTAGATCATCTAAAACTAGGCAGCCCTCAGGTATCGGCTCAAGACAACGCTACCGGAAATTTTACGGTAAACGGAACGATAGATTTAATCCCATTTCAAAACAAAGGGATACAACTCCAAAACTTAGGAGCGCAGATCCAGTTTTTTGCCTCCAGTGATTCAACAGATCCGACTCAAATTAGCATAGAATGTATCATCGATTTCCAAGGTCTTCCGACTGAATGGGATATTATTTCCTTATATCCTTATCTTCCTTCTTACATGAACTACCAAACGGATATGTTGGCAGAAGGAGCCCAGGAATCTTTTTTACGAGAAATTTCCTTCCAGAACATCCAAACCCGTTTCAGCTCTTATGATTTTTGGCAGGTAGAAAATTTAGAAAAACAGACTCCAGGTCTGCAATTGCTTACTACTCTTTCTTCTCCTCCTCAATTGGGGTTGGAACTCCTACGTAGCGGATTCAACTTCTCCTCAACAATCCAAGCCGATGGGGATTTCTGGGATCAAGTCAAATTGATCCAACCTGATCTGAATACTCTCTCCGTCTTCGGAGCAATAGGAACAGATGACCAAGGAGAAGGTAACATTCTCATAGGACATAGCCTTCAAAATACAAGCACGCAACAATTCCCTTCCCTAAATGTCGGAGGGCTCAATATAGAATTAAGAAGACTCTGCATTTATTCCGGATTGAATAATATATCAGGATTACCTCCCGGATTCGCTTTCGAAGTCTATCTTGGACAAGAAGGGAACGGTTTAGATCTGATCGTTCAAACCGCAATCGGCTCCACTAGCGCTCGTATTTTAGGTATTTTTGATAAAGGAATTACTCTTTCCGATATGGAAAGTCTGCTTGGCCTTTCGGACCTGGCGAGTATGCTTCCAGCAGGACATGATCTTGGCCAATTAACTCTAAACTATATGGAGCTCGGAGTATCCATCTCTCCGATGAGGATGGATACTCTGGAGTTCCATATTACTACAGAAAAACCGATTTCGTTTTTCAATGATAAGGTAGAAGTTACTCCTACTCTGATTTGGAATCGAAGTTATTCCCAAGATTCAGATACTCCTACTACAGATCTAACTATCGCGGGGGATTGGATCTTAGGCGGAACGGAATTCTACACTTCTCTAGATCCTTCGTCTGGGGGATTTTTCGTTTCAATGAAGACCGGACAGTCCTTGGATGCTTCCGAGTTGATCAATCGCTTCTTCTCCACAAAGGCATTGCCCGAAATAGATATCGTAGATTTCGAATTAGATGGAAACTTCAAGGATTCTTCCTTTTCCTTCGAGATAGATTTCACGTCGGATTGGGAAATAGATTTTGGAGGAAATAATCCGGTCGTACTCACTCAGTTGGGCATCCAAGGAGAATATGGCCCGCCTAGTGATAATCCAAACGGCGAACCTACAAGCAGCGGTTCTATCTTAGGAGTACTTTTAATCGGTGATTGGAACTTAAATGTGGAAATCGATTGGGGAACCGAGTTAAGTATCGAGGCTCTAATTCCTAATATCAACGTATCTTGGTTAATAGATCAGCTTCTGCACGAAATACATATACCGATGGAATTGCCTGATTTTAATATCCAAGATCTGGATGTTAAAATCGTTCCGAAGACTAAAGAATTCTCAATCCAAGGAGGATCATCGGATACGATCGATTTCTTCTCCGGATTGGATCTTAAAATAGATTCTTTCCAAGCGGAACGTAAATTGATCGACCCAAACCAAGGACTCTACGAAAGCTCAGCTGCAATTCAATTGAGTATGGATGTGGGAGGAGTTGGACTGGCTCTCTCAGGAACTTATAACTCGAGCCCTTCTTCGCAAAGCGGAACTTCTACGACCGAATGGGACTTCAAAGTTCAACAGCAAGACACTCCGATTCCTTTCGGCAAGTTGATCGAAAAATTCGGAGCTTGGATCGGGTTGAATTTTCCGATGTTGGTAGGCGACCTTAATTTACAAAAATTTTATATGGAATTCAATGTCGGTTCGGCCAACAAGTATTTCATTCTATCTGGGTCGGTATACGATGGCACTACTCTCTTAGGAAGATTCAGCTTTTTTGCGGAAAAGAATGATCCTGCGGATACGTATATAGGCAGCGTTCAGGATTATCTTTCCGCAATGAATAATGGAACTTATCAGTCTCCTCCGGATACAAATTGGGATTACGTACTCGATTTGGAAGTGGATATTAATATCGATGCGGCAAATTTTCCGTTAGTCGGTTCCGAAATAAATTCAGTACAGTCGATGAAGCTTCAATCCATTTCCTGTGCAATCGCTTCTAGAAAATTCACGCAACAAGAAATGACCACATTAGTCAATCGACTGCCCCAAGGTGCGCTCATTCCGCCCGTAAAGGACATCGATCAAGGAAAGAACTTTTCCACCCAAGTACAGTTAGGCGGTTCGGCATTAACTCTTTCTATGCCTTTGGATGCTTCCCCCGGCGGAACAAATACCGGCGGGAATACGCCGATCGTTCCTGTGACACCACCTCCTCCCAATTATCCTGTTCCTACGACACAACCTAGCTCAGTAGATAAAACCAAATGGTTCGCTTTGAATCTACAATTCGGAGCGGTATCTCTGCCTAGGATCGGAGTTCGATTCGTAAATTCGAAAGTTACCTTCCTCCTAGACGCTTACTTAAATCTAGGCGGAATAGAGATCGGTTTAGCAGGCTTAGGCGTATCTAGTCCGTTCGACCATTTCCAACCTAGTTTTAGTTTGGACGGATTGAGCGTAACGTATTCGAATCCTCCGATCACTATCGGAGGAGGTTTCCTAAAAGCGGGAGAAGGTTTGTACGAAGGAGAAGCGATCTTGAGTCTGACTCAGTTCGAACTTTCCGCGATCGGTGCATATTCCAATCAGAACGGAACGATTTCCTTTTTCATTTATCTGGATTATTCCGAGCCTTTAGGAGGTCCTCCTTATTTCTACGTTATGGGTCTCGCTGGAGGATTCGGATACAATTTCTCTCTGAATATTCCGAGTGTAGATCAGATACGCAACTTCCCATTCGTTCAGATCGCGGAAGGATCGGAAACCTCCACGAATTCGGATCCGGTTGCAATGCTTCAATACTTGAGCGAACACAATATCACGGTGCCCCAATCCGGAGAATATTGGTTTGCAGCGGGCGTTCGGTTTCTCACCTTCCAGATGATAGATTCATTCGCTCTCGCCTCCGTTGAATTAGGCGACAATTTCGAAATAGATCTTGTCGGGTTATCTACTCTAAGTATCCCGCAGGGAGTTTCGAATCCGATCGCAGAAGCTCAGATGGCCTTAAAAGCTTCTTTCGATCCTCAAAACGGCTTCTTCGGGATCAGCGCTCAATTAACTCCTAGCTCCTACGTATTATCACAAGATTGTCATCTGACTGGTGGATTTGCGTACTATATATGGTTAGGTGGAGAACATGCCGGAGATTTCGTAGTAACTTTCGGTGGATACCATCCTAGCTTTCAACCTCCTTCTTATTATCCTAGTGTTCCGCGTTTGGGAATCTATTGGCAGATCGGCTCGAGCATTAGCATCCAAGGCTATTCCTATTTCGCATTAACTCCCGGATACCTTATGGCCGGCGGCGGATTGGAAGCGGTTTGGAGATGTGGAGATTTGAGCGCATGGTTCTCCGCTTATGTGGACTTTCTTCTTCGATGGAAACCATTTCATTATGATGCGGATTGCGGAGTGGACATTGGGGTCTCCTATAGATTTTCAATCGATCTTCTTTTCACCACAATTCATATTACTATTACAGTTCATATCGGTGCGGATATACATTTCTGGGGTCCTAACTTCAGCGGAATAGCGAGAATACATCTTTGGATCGTCTCCTTCTCCATAAGCTTCGGAGATAGCGGACAACATCCAGATCCGATTGCTTGGTCCGAATTTAAGACCTCCTTCCTTCCTCAAAGAGACGGGCAAACTCATGCTTGCGAAATTGCCGCGACATCGGGACTAGTAAAGGATCTGAGCAAAGACTCCTCATCCACATTGCAATGGGTAGTGAATCCACATACTCTGCGTCTTTCCATTAATACATCCGTTCCGCTTAGAACGACTTCTTTCGGAAATGACAGTTTATCCAGTACGAATCAGGTTTTCGGTGTAGCTCCGATGGATAGAAAAAGTTCGGATATTCAGAAATCGGATGCGAGTATTCAGATCACTCGGGATGGAGAAAGGGCTGAAGGCGATTTTATTTTGGATCCGGCCTATAAAAACGTCCCTGATTCTCTCTGGGGAGAAAGTATGAGCGCCGAATTGAATTCGGAAGCGGTTCGTTCCGGAATTCTAATGGGTTTTAATTTGCGTCCAAAGCCGATCAAAAATCCCGCCGTTACTGCAGAAATCTCTATTACAAAATTAGAATTTGCAGATGATCCGATCATTGGCGCATATGCCTGGGAAACCGTAACAGAACCTACAGAGGCAAATTTAACTCAGGAAGAGAGAAGACAAAAGATCCAGAGCACAATTTCCCAAACTGCAAACGCAAGAACGAATCTATTCTCCGCATTCGGTTTTAATGCGGGCGATTTCGATCTGACAAATCTTTCCCAAGGAACGGATAACGCATTTCTATCTGCTCCTAAAATATATTCTTAAAGAGACCAACCATGCCGGATGATAGAACAGTCGAGTTCATACAATACCATCGTCCCGATCTAAAATCGGGAGATTACACTTTGGAATTCCAACACCAGATCGACTTGGGATTCGGTGATAAAGAATCATTTTCGGAAACAAAAACATTTTCAGTACGCGGAGAAAGATTCAAGATCTCTGATGAAGAGATCGTGGCTTGTTTTCCTCCAGACGGAAGTTTCGGCGACTTCTCGAATTGTTTACCTCATATCGTTATCTCTAAAGCTACCTTGCCTTGGGAAAGATCCGCAGGAACCGAAACAAGTGGAACTCCGTGGCTTGGACTAATACTATTGGATTCCTCGGAATTCGGCCAAATAGTTGCAGAAACAACTCCGATAGGAAATTTAAGCATCCCGCTTGAATCTGGCGATTCCTCTTCCGATACTTGCAGGACACTTAGTTTGAACAAAACTTTCCTGGATTCTATGCTCCCTACTGAGAGCGAAATTAATCGTCTAACACATATTAGGCTGGTAGAAACCACAGACAAAGTGAATACGACCCAAGACGGAAAAGGAGAATTCGCAGTAGTAGTCGGGAACCGTTTGGGAAAAGCAGGATCTGCCAGCGCTGTGCATCTGATTTCTCTAGAAGGCTATTACGATCCGTCTATGAAAGATCGTTATACACCGGACTCTAACGGGAATATAAAGATCGTAGTCCTGAAATCATGGAGTTTCTTTGCAGAATCGGAACAGTTTACATTCAAACATTTGATCACTAACTTGGATCGCAATCCATCCACGGTTAGGTTACCGGATCTTCTGGGTTCTTCCTCAGTCGCGCAAAACAAAATCAATGCGGGCTACGTTCCTTTCCCTCATCATTTGCGGCAAGGAGATAAGACGGTTTCATGGTATCGGAGCCCTCTTGTTCCATATTCGACTCCTTCTACTACTTCCTTTCCAGTTTCGACTTCAGACGAATTGACCGCTTATGACTCGATCAACGGAGTATTCGATGTTTCTTATTCCTCGGCTTGGGAACTGGGACGCATGTTAGGACTTCAGAGTCTTTCTTTTTCTACAGCTTTATATAGATGGAAACTTACTCAAAAACGCCAAGACATTCTAACGCAAGAGAAGAATATGATCGCTCAACTACTAGGAGATCCATCCATAGTGGTTCAGGGCGGCGGGACAGGTACTGATTGGCTTGATACGATCAATAATTGGTTAGGACAACTCTCACTTTTGGTAGGAGTTCCTTTTTCCTATCTTATACCGGACGAAAAAATGCTTCCTCAAGAATCGGTACGGTTCTTCGAGTTGGATCAAAACTGGATAAATTCCCTAATAGACGGAGCATTCAGCTTAGGCAGATCCACAGCCGGAGATCTTGAGCACGATCAAAAAACTGCGAATTCGATCAGGAATTCCGCGACCCAAGCTTCCCTCTCTGTCAGAAATCCTTTGGACAATTCTAACACGTCACCCGACACTCCTAAAACGATAGCCGGATTGATACTAAGGTCTGCTGCAGTAGCAGGATGGCCAAACATGGAAATAAGAGCGTTTAACGTTCCTCAAGCGGATGCAAATAGCTTGCCGAGCGGGCAATTGACATTGTTGCGGATGGATCGTTTATCAAAAGACGTTCTTCTTTGTATTTTCTCTGGAGATGCACTTCAATTCGATATCCAACTTCCTTCGGAAGGAGTTCATTTCGGGCTGGATTTCGACCAAACTTTCAGCAAGGAACTCCGAGATCCGGATGGTGACTTGGAGAATAATGCGATACTGGATAATATTCCATTTCGGGATCTTTTTGGGGTATTAAACATAGACCTTCTATCTTCGAACATAGTGCAAAAACTAAATCTTCAACCGGAACAATTCACATCCGCGCAATTCGCACTGCAAATGGTAGAAGGCGTGGACAAGATCAGTTTTCTTAGGGTATAGGAGCAAAGCATTCGATGAGTCCGGCAATTAACAATTCTTCCTTTTTACTTGTTCCAATCGATCTAGATGCGATGTGTGTCGGCAAAAACGATTCGGAACAACGTACATCTCTTACCGCACCTGCCACGGCGAATTTTGTCACCTTACCATACGTAGGTGGTCCTCAAGGAGCGAATCTAAGTGATTTATTCGTAAACAAACCCTTCCAATCTGAGAGTCTTCCGTTAAAAATAGGCGTCCATCTTCATTGGGCTCTCCCTGATGCGTTAACCCAAGGACAGCAGACTAAGAACAACGATACCGGAAATGATTCGGTTCAGTTTCCGGAAGTACCGAATCGTTGGCTTGTAACCCGGATCCTAACCGATATAAGCGGCGAAGCCGGAACATCTCAAAAATCGTGGGTCGTTGAATCGGATTTTCTTTCCATGGATGCGAATACTTATTATGATCATACGAATATTCCGTTCAACAAGGGAGGAAATTACGCGTATTCCGAAAGTAATCCGCCGTTCAGATATATGGGACGGACAATCGAATTAGAAAAATGGACGGAAGATCCCGATCCGAATATAGAAAGGTTGTCTCCATTTACTGTAATAGGATATGGAGAACCGCGCTTTGCATCCTATTATCCGAATTGCAGGACCGTATTCGGTTTTCAAGATACGTTCGCAGATCTAGTCAATTTCGATCCGAAAAATTTCTCCATCAGCTATTCTGTCCTTGGTTGGTATAGCGATTTGAATAAGGACCCGATCTATTCTTCCGCCGATCTTTCAAAAAAGTTAGATGATTACAATTGGGATCTTCCTACGGGAACTTCTCCTTCTTCCCCTTCTCGTATGGTATGCACGGGAATGTTGGGAGACGTAAAATGGGATCCGTCCACGGATTATATTAGTACTAAAACTGATTTAAACGCTTCTCTAGTATCTCTTGCAAATACGAATTCGGAAGGCTTAGCTTCACTTCTCTCAGGCATCGTCCAAGTCTCAGGCATGGACCAAAGTCAATTGGAAAGATTCATTGAAGCTCTGCAGATAGGATACTTGGATAAACTATCCGATGCGGGAGCGATGGCGGAATTAGACAGGGTACTCCACAAAAGTTTTTTCAGTACGAAGGAAACTGAAACATTATGGACGATACTTCCGGCCGATCCTAAAAACCAAGACGCTACCGGATTATCCAAGCAAAATTCGGAAGATCTCAATCAATTGAATCAATATCAATTCGAATCGGATCGATATAACGCGCAGATCCTATCCTTAAGAAAACAGACATTCTCCGATTGGTACAAATTCATCACTTCCTTATACCCCGAGTCTGGAAGCACTGCCTCGGTAAATTCGAACGATATTAGAGAATTAATAGAATCTAATATGAGCGATCAATCTACCGCACAATCTCTTTCTAATTCTCTTAGTACTCTTTCTTCTCAGATCCTTTCTCTTTCTCAGAAAATTTCCAGCGATATTGGAAGCCAATATTCTTTAAAGTCTATCGAAGCTCCTCGATTCTATCAGCCTAACGATCCAATTGTACTCATATCCGGACCCGATCTGCAACCTTCCGGTCGATACGGATTCGACGGTGCATTTTCGGAAAGCGGAGGATTATTATGCAGAACAGATTCTCAAACTTCTTCCCAGTTCCAATTTGTTTCTTCCGGAACCACCTACTCTATCTTGGCAAGTGAGATGCCTAAATATCCCGACGTTTCCAACTTACCTTTGGGAAATATTCCGAACCAACTTCTTGCGGAGTTATATTACCTTGATCCCAGTCAATGGAGCGTTGTCTTAAAAGCCGGAGCAGTCACATCTATTCCGGCTGCATTAGAAGAACTTAAAATAGAATTCAACTCTTCCGGCTCGGATACGTTCTATAAGAATCATATTTCTTCCGGGATCGTCCCTTCTCCTTTACAATTCAAAACATGGGCCCAACCTTGGCATCCGATACTACTACAATGGAACTTCGCGTTTCGGCCTTACCAAACCATTCCGACTGTTTCAAGCGGAGTAGAACTTCCTAAATATTCTCCCGATTTTATTCAACAAAACTGTAAACTTCCAGATGGGGCGATGGACATTCAATATGCGGGAGAAAATTTAGGGAACGAACAAAATTACGTCGGAGCAACTATCTTAACTCCGCAAGCTATCAAGAGCTTGAAGGATCGTGTTCAGGATTATCTCAAATATTCTTCGAATTCTACCGTGGAAAAAATCCTAGATCAATCGGCGAATATTCCAGTTCTTTCGCAGGCGCTTTCCGGATTTAACGACGCTTTAGCAATGCAATCCGTAGAGATGCAGTTTTCAGTATATAATCCTTTAGCGCACGGCCTCGAAAAATCTTTCAATCAGAGGGTTCAGTCATTCGTTTCCAATGCGAACGAAAGTAATCCTCTACCGGATATCAATTTCAATCCGATCCGATGCGGACTCGGTCGTATTCAAAAACTAAGAGTTATTGATGCATTCGGCCAATACAGAGACTACGATATTCCTAAGACGGTAGCATCTAGAAGTCTTTACATACAAAACGATTCCTATCCAGCCTTCCTATCTCCTAGATTCGTCCAACCTGCTAGATTATTGTTTAGATGGCTTTCCGCATCGGAAGATACAGAGGAAATGAACAGTATCAATTCGCCGATCCATGGCTGGATCCTTCCGAACTATCTGGACGGAAGTCTGGAATTTTACGACGTCGCGGGGACTTCGATTGGAACGATAGCATCCTATAACGAAAGCGGAATTTTTTTCGAAAGCTCTCCCGGTGTGGATCCGTTGGTTACGATCCGGGCTCAAGATCCCGATTTCTCCGCAAAGATGAATACTGCATTTGCAAATTCCCATATTAGAGAATTTGCATCTAATATTTTGGGCAAGGATTCAGATTTTTTGGGAGCATTTATACGAACCTTAGATCGTTCCCTTCAATTTATCGAACCGCAGAATTTCGGCGAAACCACTAGTTTAGTACAGTTAGTCGGACGCCCGATCGCAGTAGTACGTGCAAAGCTAAAATTAGAGTTGAAAGGCAATCCAGTCCAGAATCAAAGCTGGTCTTCTCTGCAATATAATATCTCAAGCCAGAACGGACCGGATATCGCCGGATTCACCGACGTTTCATTCCCTCTTCGATTAGGGAGTGCTCTCCAGTACGAAGACGGATTAGTAGGCTTTTATTTGGAAGAGAAAGCAAAGACCGACTTCTCCAATTTTTATTCCTCCCATTCGGACGGTTCCGATCCTACAATCGTAGTTCCTTCCGAAACTACGATCACCTTAAAGCCTGATCCTGGAGCCGATCCAAGTACGGTCTTTCTTCTAATGGATCCTAGAGCTGCAATTCATGCGACGACTGGAATTCTGCCCAAAAAGAGGATAGATATTCCGAGATATCATTATGCTCCTGCACTTGAACAAATGAGCGTAACGTTCTTCGCCGCTCCTATATTGACCAGATCGGATAGACTCGAAATACCGCTTCCTAAAATAGCCGGATTCAATTGGTCTTGGGTAGAAAGAGAATCCGGATCATGGCAGAATATTTCTCCTATCCAAAAGGTCCGCACGGATACGAACTTTTCCGACTCATTGCTTCTGAGAGAAGGCTGGCTGAAATTAAAGTCCGCTGACCAAAACGAAAATCATAACGGTAATTAAAAACGATGCCTACTTCAATACACCCGCTTTCCATTTCCATTTCTCCCGTCGATACAAACCAAAATGCAATCCTGTATGTTCCAAATACGGACGGCACCCAAGTTCCTGCAAAAGATTATTTTACATTAAAAATTCTTAATAATGGAGATCACCCAGCTTCATTGAAAGGAGGAGATCCGGTTTCTGACAGCCAGACTTCCGGAGGCCCTGCCTTATTTATAATCTACCTGCCGGATAGTATATCTTTCGAATCCCTTTCTTCGGTACGATTGGATC
Protein-coding regions in this window:
- a CDS encoding DUF6603 domain-containing protein; the encoded protein is MPKPMPTSFALQLLTSLYNRTKNVAGDLLIDQTLLGQDHLTSMWNIIFSVDHLKLGSPQVSAQDNATGNFTVNGTIDLIPFQNKGIQLQNLGAQIQFFASSDSTDPTQISIECIIDFQGLPTEWDIISLYPYLPSYMNYQTDMLAEGAQESFLREISFQNIQTRFSSYDFWQVENLEKQTPGLQLLTTLSSPPQLGLELLRSGFNFSSTIQADGDFWDQVKLIQPDLNTLSVFGAIGTDDQGEGNILIGHSLQNTSTQQFPSLNVGGLNIELRRLCIYSGLNNISGLPPGFAFEVYLGQEGNGLDLIVQTAIGSTSARILGIFDKGITLSDMESLLGLSDLASMLPAGHDLGQLTLNYMELGVSISPMRMDTLEFHITTEKPISFFNDKVEVTPTLIWNRSYSQDSDTPTTDLTIAGDWILGGTEFYTSLDPSSGGFFVSMKTGQSLDASELINRFFSTKALPEIDIVDFELDGNFKDSSFSFEIDFTSDWEIDFGGNNPVVLTQLGIQGEYGPPSDNPNGEPTSSGSILGVLLIGDWNLNVEIDWGTELSIEALIPNINVSWLIDQLLHEIHIPMELPDFNIQDLDVKIVPKTKEFSIQGGSSDTIDFFSGLDLKIDSFQAERKLIDPNQGLYESSAAIQLSMDVGGVGLALSGTYNSSPSSQSGTSTTEWDFKVQQQDTPIPFGKLIEKFGAWIGLNFPMLVGDLNLQKFYMEFNVGSANKYFILSGSVYDGTTLLGRFSFFAEKNDPADTYIGSVQDYLSAMNNGTYQSPPDTNWDYVLDLEVDINIDAANFPLVGSEINSVQSMKLQSISCAIASRKFTQQEMTTLVNRLPQGALIPPVKDIDQGKNFSTQVQLGGSALTLSMPLDASPGGTNTGGNTPIVPVTPPPPNYPVPTTQPSSVDKTKWFALNLQFGAVSLPRIGVRFVNSKVTFLLDAYLNLGGIEIGLAGLGVSSPFDHFQPSFSLDGLSVTYSNPPITIGGGFLKAGEGLYEGEAILSLTQFELSAIGAYSNQNGTISFFIYLDYSEPLGGPPYFYVMGLAGGFGYNFSLNIPSVDQIRNFPFVQIAEGSETSTNSDPVAMLQYLSEHNITVPQSGEYWFAAGVRFLTFQMIDSFALASVELGDNFEIDLVGLSTLSIPQGVSNPIAEAQMALKASFDPQNGFFGISAQLTPSSYVLSQDCHLTGGFAYYIWLGGEHAGDFVVTFGGYHPSFQPPSYYPSVPRLGIYWQIGSSISIQGYSYFALTPGYLMAGGGLEAVWRCGDLSAWFSAYVDFLLRWKPFHYDADCGVDIGVSYRFSIDLLFTTIHITITVHIGADIHFWGPNFSGIARIHLWIVSFSISFGDSGQHPDPIAWSEFKTSFLPQRDGQTHACEIAATSGLVKDLSKDSSSTLQWVVNPHTLRLSINTSVPLRTTSFGNDSLSSTNQVFGVAPMDRKSSDIQKSDASIQITRDGERAEGDFILDPAYKNVPDSLWGESMSAELNSEAVRSGILMGFNLRPKPIKNPAVTAEISITKLEFADDPIIGAYAWETVTEPTEANLTQEERRQKIQSTISQTANARTNLFSAFGFNAGDFDLTNLSQGTDNAFLSAPKIYS